From Xiphophorus hellerii strain 12219 chromosome 9, Xiphophorus_hellerii-4.1, whole genome shotgun sequence, a single genomic window includes:
- the tax1bp3 gene encoding tax1-binding protein 3 produces MSFVPGQPVTAVVQRIEIQKLRQGENLILGFSIGGGIDQDPGQNPFSEDKSDKGIYVTRITPGGPAEVAGLKMGDKIMQVNGWDMTMVTHDQARKKLTKKREDVVRLLITRKSLEEAVKHSKGSHPRQ; encoded by the exons ATGTCGTTTGTCCCCGGTCAACCAGTGACTGCAGTTGTG CAAAGAATTGAAATCCAGAAGCTTCGCCAAGGAGAAAACCTGATTCTGGGCTTCAGCATCGGAGGCGGTATCGACCAGGACCCCGGGCAGAACCCCTTCTCTGAGGACAAGTCAGATAag GGAATCTATGTGACCAGGATAACTCCAGGAGGACCAGCAGAAGTTGCAGGGTTGAAGATGGGAGACAAAATCATGCAG GTGAACGGCTGGGATATGACCATGGTGACTCACGACCAGGCTCGTAAAAAACTGACAAAGAAGAGGGAAGATGTGGTGAGGCTACTGATAACCAGGAAGTCCCTGGAAGAAGCGGTTAAACATTCAAAGGGGAGCCATCCCAGACAGTGA
- the hsh2d gene encoding hematopoietic SH2 domain-containing protein homolog has protein sequence MEWSQATQGQQDPFTLFTESQLWSLFGNGSVPDWFHGIITRKTAEERLTLKPPGYFLIRVSESRVGYTLSYREDEHCRHFMIDVLEDGQYIILGENRTHRSLQDLVDFHCRNPIMPFNQVLTVACGKSSANRTDYAELLFSQRPRSYTTSLLPNNLRQSNPSHPQRADEIPPALPYRPNNLRNSALFLPNSQPNKLYPSLEDDFQHFTSPLPASPAPNMRTPCIQPPEVPLRNHVVQKQNLVCSRTTSVSDSSSTPSATERKLFTNIQPVKLHDLRPSVAVNLKSLKKKFQKKMSNPQENVYAEITKGPNDSSEVIENEYQEITGELTFRVPPQHHTDVRLNDQMLPQEYRSPPPFAPGY, from the exons ATGGAGTGGAGTCAGGCGACACAGGGTCAACAGGATCCTTTTACCTTGTTCACGGAGTCCCAGCTCTGGTCTTTGTTCGGGAACGGCTCGGTTCCAGATTGGTTTCATGGGATCATTACGAGGAA GACAGCAGAAGAGCGGCTCACGTTGAAGCCGCCCGGCTACTTCCTCATCAGAGTCAGCGAGAGCAGAGTTGGCTACACTCTCTCATATCG TGAAGACGAACACTGCAGACACTTCATGATTGATGTCCTGGAGGACGGCCAGTACATCATATTAGGGGAGAACAGGACTCACAGGAGTCTGCAGGACCTGGTGGACTTTCACTGCCGGAATCCCATCATGCCTTTCAATCAGGTGCTCACAGTTGCTTGTGGAAAG TCATCAGCTAACCGTACAGACTATGCAGAATTACTGTTCTCCCAAAGACCCCGAAGCTACACCACCAGTCTGCTACCAAATAACCTCCGACAGTCCAACCCGAGTCACCCACAAAGAGCGGACGAGATCCCACCCGCCCTGCCTTATCGACCCAACAACCTGAGGAACTCTGCACTCTTTCTCCCAAACAGCCAACCAAACAAACTCTACCCTAGTTTGGAGGACGATTTCCAGCACTTCacctctcctcttcctgcttCG CCAGCACCAAATATGAGGACTCCGTGTATCCAGCCTCCTGAAGTCCCTTTGAGGAATCATGTTGTCCAAAAGCAAAACCTTGTCTGCAGCAGAACAACCTCGGTGTCCGACAGCTCCTCTACACCGTCAGCCACCGAGAGAAAACTCTTCACCAACATCCAGCCAGTGAAGTTACATGATCTGAGGCCATCAGTAGCTGTGAACCTAAAGAGCCTGAAGAAGAAATTCCAGAAGAAGATGAGCAACCCACAGGAAAATGTCTATGCAGAGATTACTAAAGGGCCAAATGACAGCAGCGAAGTCATAGAAAACGAATACCAGGAAATCACAGGAGAGCTCACATTTCGTGTTCCCCCTCAACACCACACTGACGTGAGACTAAACGATCAAATGCTACCTCAGGAGTACAGATCACCTCCACCTTTTGCTCCAGGCTACTGA
- the LOC116725555 gene encoding 40S ribosomal protein S27-like — protein sequence MSLAKDLLYPSLADERRKHKKKRLVQNPNSYFMDVKCIGCYRISTIFSHAHTVVACPGCSVILCSPGGGKCRLTAGCAFRKKCS from the exons ATGTCT CTGGCAAAGGACTTGTTGTACCCCAGTCTTGCAGACGAGAGGaggaaacacaagaagaagaGGCTGGTGCAGAACCCCAACTCCTACTTCATGGATGTCAAATGCATAG GCTGCTACAGGATCTCCACCATCTTCAGCCATGCCCACACAGTGGTGGCCTGCCCCGGCTGCTCTGTGATCCTCTGCAGCCCAGGAGGGGGGAAATGCAGACTGACAGCAG GCTGTGCCTTCAGGAAGAAATGTTCCTGA
- the LOC116726121 gene encoding ras-related protein Rab-8A, translating into MAKTYDYLFKLLLIGDSGVGKTCVLFRFSEDAFNSTFISTIGIDFKIRTIELDGKKIKLQIWDTAGQERFRTITTAYYRGAMGIMLVYDITNEKSFDNIKNWIRNIEEHASADVERMVLGNKCDVNDKRQVSKDRGEKLALEYGIKFMETSAKANINVENAFLTLARDIKAKMDKKLEGNNPQSSNPGVKISEQPKKSSFFRCTLL; encoded by the exons ATGGCGAAGACTTACGATTACTTGTTTAAACTACTTTTAATCGGTGATTCGGGAGTCGGGAAAACCTGCgtgcttttcagattttcagaagATGCCTTCAACTCAACGTTTATCTCAACTATAG gtaTTGACTTCAAAATCAGAACAATAGAATTAGATGGAAAGAAGATCAAACTACAGATATG GGACACGGCGGGACAAGAGAGATTCAGGACCATCACAACAGCCTACTACAGAGGAGCCATG GGCATCATGTTAGTGTATGACATTACCAACGAGAAGTCCTTTGACAACATCAAGAACTGGATAAGGAATATAGAAGAG CATGCCTCTGCAGACGTAGAGAGGATGGTCCTGGGGAATAAATGTGATGTCAATGACAAGCGACAAGTGTCCAAAGACAGAGGAGAGAAA CTGGCATTGGAGTACGGTATCAAGTTCATGGAAACGAGTGCAAAAGCGAACATCAATGTGGAGAAT GCCTTCCTAACCCTCGCCAGAGATATTAAGGCAAAGATGGACAAGAAACTG gagggcaacaaccctcAGAGCAGCAACCCGGGAGTCAAGATTTCAGAGCAGCCCAAGAAGAGCAGCTTCTTCCGCTGCACGCTTCTGTGA